Below is a genomic region from Marinobacter alexandrii.
GTATAGGTACCTTCCCTCAATCCTGTCATTTCCCATTGGCCGGCACCAAATGCAGCACTAGGGAAGGAAGCCGAAGGTATTTCATTTTCTGGAATGGTATTGACACCAACAAACCACTCGTAAGTAAACCCAGCTTGACCGACAAGTCCATTTACTTGAGCTTCTGCAATACCTGTAGGGTTTAGACCACAGGTAGAGTTTGGTTGAGTCTCCGAGGCTGTAAGGACAGGAGCATTCGAATCATCCTCCACTAAAACAGTTTGAAAATCATCTGACACACAACCTGATGCATCATCACGTGCTACGACGGTATAATTTCCGATGGAAGAAACGGTATATACTGGGCCAGTAAAATCAGGAGTAGGTCTAACACCAGTACCATCGTACCAAAAGAAAGTGAATCCTGTAGTTGTTCCTCCAATACTTGCAGATACTTCACCAGTTCCTCCACAAGTTTGAATATTTGTAATAGCAACATCTATGTTTGATGCATTCGGTCTAATGATATTACTTGTGACTTCTGCATTTGCAGAACTAGGACAGCCTGTCAAAGTTTCTATAACATTAAGTGAATAAATACTAGCACTTAAATTTTGAATCGTATCACCAGTACCGATGGATGTATTGGTGGCATCAGATGTGATTGTCCATGTAAACTCATATCCATCTGCTGTGTAAAGTGAATCTAGAGGAAAGTTTCCAGCGCCCGGATCAGCAGGGAAAGTGCCGTTTGTTGTCTCAGTGTAAACAAATCCAGCCAATGAACCATCAGGGACACTACAGTTTGTTTCTGGACTCACTTCGTAAGCCCAAGTATGAACAACAGGAGTTACAAGATCTATTGAAATCTCAACGGTATCAGAATAACACTCTGTCGCTCCAAAGAAACCAACTACTTCATAAGTTCCAGTAGTTATTTGCGAATACTGACTTCCGGTATAGATAGGAGCGGAATAATCACCAACATTATACCAATCAAATACAAACCCGTCTGGTTCAGTAAACTCAGCTGTTACATCTGGCCCAGTTCCGTCTATAGATATATTATCAATGTAGTTATGCTCACTGCCTGCTGTATTATGCATTTCTACAGTGATTGTTATGAGTGAATCAGAGCCATCAACATTTAAGTTCGTCAATAATGCTTGCGCATATGTGAAATTTCCAGTTTGAAAGCCGTTTGAAAATAGGCCAGAAGCTGATATTGCATTACTCTTATCTATTATTTCGTAGGAAACTCTTGTGAAATCTCGAAATTCACCAGAACTTTCAGCATCACCATCTTCGAAGAGATCCATCGAGATATTTACATTGGTGTGAGTGGATATATCAATATTTTCTGATGTCCATGTTACGATTCCAACATCATTTGAAGTCCCCGTTCCCGAAGCTCCAAACATCTTAGAACCACTGAAGGTTGTTGCTCCATAAAAATCGGGTGATTCAGTACCCCCATCAGTAGTCCAAGCAGATTCATCTGTATCAGACTGAGCACCATCTGCTCTATCCTCGAAATTTTCAATCCAAAAAGTTGCATTAGCTCCTGGGGTTGGTCCAAAGTAATACGCTCTTGCACTACCATTATCAGGTTTAGTGAGATCACATTTACGATTATCAGCAATTTTTTCAACGGTCAAATCAAAGCTTTGAAATCCAACAAGTACACTTTGAATGTTATTCCCAGTCTCACACTCAGGAATGGTTGCCGTGGGTAGAGGAACTGTTAATGGGGGAGTGCCACCATTGTCATTGATCACTACAAATAGTTCAAAGTCCCCACCTAAACCTGTTATCGTTTGGGTAATGGTAAGAGTCTCGTTTACATCAAAACCTTGAAGCAGAGTCACCTCGGTATCCAGCAAGATACCAGCTGTAGTACGAGGATCATTGAAGTAATACGAAACAGGGAGGTTCCCAGATATAGGTATATCACCAATATTGGTAATCTCAAAATCAACAGTGATTTCCGCATCCGGACAATCGGCATCTGTGGCTGACAAGATTCCTACAAAGTCAATATCTGGAGAAGCAAATTCTACGCAACCATTTTCATTTAGAATCGGCGCTTGGTTTATAAATGTATTGAGGGGACGATTGTCAAATGGAATCACAGTTCCGTCTGAATATTCACAAGTTCCAGCAGCAGAAAAGATAACGGAATGGTCTTGCACCTCGGTTGGTACACTCAAGTCATCGTTAATGTTTACGTTGTAATACCCATGTTGATTCCATACACCCCGTGAAGGCATCCAAGCCTCACCGTCTGATTCATACACACGGATTTGACCGAATTGGGTATTTTCATAAGGATCAAAGGGAGTGGAATTATTAAAGTAACAAGACACACATATTTCGCTACTTCCATCTCCGTCTACATCGGCAATTACTGGGTATTCTTCTTGTGTTCTAGAGACACATGCAACCTCTCTTCTTTCGAATGTAGTATTGTCACCATTACCTACTCCATCAACAATGAGTAATGACTCTTCACTTCTGTACACGACTTCTACAGCTCCATCACCGTTAAAATCAAATAGGGAACAGCCTGTAAAACCTGAAGATCCTTCCTTGATTGGATGTATCCAATGGATACCGAAATTTTCATCGAGGGAATAAAGTTTTTGATCCATGACAAAGTTGGCATTTAATTGTCCATCGCCATCTAAATCACCTATGTTGATTCGTCCAGGTCCTCTAACGAAATTGTTCGTAGGATCATGATAAGTTATAACATTTCCATTGGTTACATCCCAAAAGAAAATGGTTGTTTCACCATTGTATGTTTCTGAGGATGTTCCTAGTGCTCCAGACATTAATATGTCTATGTTTCCATCTAGGTTATAATCAGCTGCTGAAACTGATGACCATTGATCATCCCAACTAGGGTAATATTTTGGGTAGTAATTTAAATTAGGATCGATATCAGAATGGATATCATCGTCCATATCAGCAACCAATGTTCTAGTCCCTGCAGCTTCGTTGATAGACCATACTTCATTACCTGAAACAAGTTCTAACCCACCACAGTCAGGGCATGAAGGAGAAACTGGAAAAATATCTACTGCAATAGAACCGTGTGTATAATCCAAATCCCAATTTCCGCCGGAACTTCCAGCGACGATCACAGTTCCGGTCAGAGCATCCATTACTTCATTTCGGTAGTATATCTCTACATCTCCATCTTCATCAAAGTCAGCTACTCCAGGTAGCCCCACTGATTGGTTCCTTGAAGCTCTTTCTCTCCATACTTGTGTTAATATGCCAGTTGCAATACCAGCGTTATCAACTGATATATCGATGCTATATAAAGCAAGATCGTCACCTGAATTTTGAGATACAATGATATCACCAAATTCGTCTCCATCTATCTTAGCCACTATTGGAGCATTTTCTGGTGTAAAACCAATATCAACTGACGCTATAGTAGCACCAGTAGCTCCGTTTAATACAAAGAGATCAAGACTACCATAATTATTTATTGAAACTACTTCAGGAATTCCATTGCCATCTAAATCACCAATAGCTGGTGTGACATGGCTGGTAGCTGATTCGTCTTCAGACGCCCATTGTTCCCGAATTGCAAATGTTGTTACATCGATTTCATCTGCACAGGCTACTGTGTTTCCGAAAAAGAAGTTTTCACAAGCTCCATCGTCAGAGCATTCTCCGTCATAGCAATCAATGAGACCATCACCGTCATCATCAATACCATTTCCACAATTCTCGGATTGAGCAAAGGTGGCAACAGAAATGAACGTGAAAAATGAAAAAAGTACTGACTTCCAATAGCTATTCATGGTATAAGTTGATATGGATACTGACATAAATACACTTTACAGGTGTAATGTAACCCTCTAGCAATCTAGATAAACCCTCTGAAAACCAAAAGATAAAATGGGTCAGGGTAAAGTTAAACCTATAATCAAAAGCAGAACTATATCAATATGAAATATAATTATTTAAAGGAGTATTTTAGATAAACACACGCTTTTTAAAGTTGAAATAAGATTATTGTATGTTTAACGGGCAAGTAAGATGCTTCCAGACTTGTTCATTTGAGTGTCGTTACATTTAAAAACAAAATAATAAACTCCTTCTGGTACGGGGGAACTGCTTGAATTACCATCCCAGACACAATTGTCAACAAAGGGAGCATCTGCAACTCGTATATTTTTCCCACGTGCATCAAAAATATAGATCTTACAACCAAGAGTATTGTCTTGAGATGAATTAAGTATTTCCCAACAATCATTTATTCCATCGCCGTTAGGAGAAAATGTTTTTTTAGGTCTCAGGTTATCAAGAATTAATTCGAGTTGTGTAGAAACGGTACACCCATTACTATCAGTGCCAGTAAGAGTGATAGTAGTACTTGGTTGATTGGGAAATGCCAAGGTGCTGACTTGAGTTGGGTTATCGAAAATTTCAGAGGGTTCCCATGTCACACCTGAAACATTATCTGCCATTAAAGAAATAAAATTATCCTCTTCTAGGGTCACTATATCTGTTGATGCGTCAATGCCAGGAGAGCTAATATCAATGTCAGAGGGGAAGTTTCTGATTCTAATACTATCCTTAACTTGGCAGCCTATAGTCGTTGTAATTTCAACTATAGCATATACTGTATCTACACCTATTGGTGTAGTAACTTCGAGAGAAGTACCTGATGATGTACTTATGATTGTATCATTAGCAGGGTTAGCATTTCGAATGGCCCAAGTGTAGCTTGATATACTTGCTGCATCTGGACTCGAGAGAGCAACGATAAGGGATTCTGCTTGACATTTAGCAGTTAGATCGGATTGATCAAATGTTAATGTTGGGGCTTCAGAAACAGTTACATTAAATATTTCAATATTACTACAACTTGCAACTTCAGCTGGGTTGTATGAGGTTGTTAAAGTCACAGTATGAGGACCTGTGGTTGTAAACGTAGTAAGCAATTGTGTGGGATCTGTGGGAGATACTGGACTACCATCGACTTGCCAGCTGTATTCTAATGTGAATCCAGACTGTCCAGTACTTTCTGCCAGAAAGGTTGTTTCAAAATCGACACATGTTTCTGAAGGTCCATTGACAATTGAAACAGGCTCACTAATAGCATTTACAGTATAAATTGCTGTCTCAGTAGTACAGGTATTAACATCAGTAACTTCAACTGAGTAGTTACCAGACTGATTGACAGATACGGAAGCATTATTTTCATCTGCAGTGGCTAGATCTGTTCCTTCTCTTTGCCATTGATAGGTGAATGATCCGGTAAAATCTGGTATTGATAGCGTTAAAGATGTTCCTTCACAAAAATTATCTAATCCACTATTCAAAATTTCGAATAGGGGAGGTTGACTGACTTCAACTAGGAAATCAGTAGATTCTTCAGAAAAGCAACCGCCGGTTGATTTTACTCTCAGTGAATAGTTTCCAGCATCAGTAATCACGGAGGATGTGATATTAATCTGAGAAGTAGTAACTGTTGATCCATCAGGGAGAGTCCATTCGAATTCATCAAAAGGTCCTCCAGCCACGTCCAATGTGAACGGATCTCCGAAACATACAGTAGTAGCAGGGCCAGTAATCGTTGGTGGTCCTGGTTGCACTCCTCCAATTAAATTGTAAGTAGCAGTTTGTTGTTGTGAGCATTCATAAGTTTCTCCTGTATCGTGAGTTACTGTAACTCGTATTGAAGTAGAAGCAGGCGAGCCTCCATTTATCGTAATTAACGTATTGTCGGCGTTTGGTGTAGTTATAGAGCCTGTAGCAGGAGCAATGATCTCCCACAAATAAGTAGCTCCTGCTGTTTTTGTAGCATATACCCTAAATGCATCATCAAAACAAAAGTCAGTACTATTTGGAGTGACTTCAGGTTCAACACAATTCCTGTTTAGAAAAATTCCAAGATTTCCAGGATTACCAAGTTGAATGTTATGTGTAAACGCTATATCGGGTCTTCCATCTCCATTCAAATCTCCTACAGCCGAGTTTTGATTGGTATTGGTAGTTGCTACAGCTGTTGGAGTATCGAATACAATTAATCCAGAGGTGGAATTATTTTCAATGACATACAGATTATTCACTGTTGTTGTAGATCCGATAATAAGATCTGGCTTCCCATCTCCATTCATGTCTCCAATATCTACTCCCCAAGGACCTGCACCAGCTATGGCAATATCTACCCCCGTGGCAAAAGTGATTATTTCTCCAGTTCCTGTAGTTGTGTTTCTGTAAACAGTCACTCGTTGTAGTTGTTGATTTGTAGCAACGATATCAATAAACCCATCTTTATCAAAGTCTGCTGCTTTTACATTTACCCTTCTAGCAGAAGTTGATATCCCAGCAGCTTGCTCAAATGAAATGTTATTTGGTTGGCTGTTGTTCTGAAGAACTGTTATTACCTCATTCTGTTCTCTAAAAGGCAATGAAACAATATCCGTACGGCCATCGTTGTTGAAATCTGCAATATCTAGTGAGCTTGTATTAATAGTGCCAGTTACGGTGATCTCAGAGGGTGTGTCAAAAGTAAAGTCTCCATTGCCAGCATACACTATGATAACTCCGTCTGTTTGATTACCTACAACCAAGTCAGAGTTGCCATCACCATCGATATCTGCGATTTTTACTTTTCTAACTAGACGATTACTAGATCCAGAAGGTAGTTTTATGGAGGAAGCAAGAGTCATATTTATGGCAGGACCGCTATTTTCATAGATGAAAATATCTTGTGGATTAGAATTCCTGTTCGAACTGAATACTAGCTCCGGTATGCCATCATTATTCAAATCTCCACATGTCACAGCGATGAATCCAGTACTGTTATTGACAGTGTTTATACTTTGCACCAATGCAAAATCACCTGCGGTATAAGAGTCTGTTCCAGTGGTATTATTTCTGTATATGGTACTTTCATCATCAGAGTTGTCACTTGACTGTACAAAATGAGCCATTGCTAAGTCATTTAGTCCATCATTATCAAGGTCACATATGCAGACATCATATGCATCTGTCTGAGCTGTCGAAACTAAAAACTCTGGGTCGAAATTATTAATTGTACTACCATTAAAACTGATGAAAAAGCGTTGCGATGATTGGGCAACTAGACCATTGTTAATGACAGTAACAACACCATGAGTGGCACCTGGAGGAACAACAGCGGTCATCGTATTTCCTGAACCTGATACACTTGTAGCCTGCACACCTCCAAAGAAAACACTTCCACCTAAATTAGTTCCGGTGATAGTGATTGTTTCTCCTACTTGGGTGTGTGTAGGTGAAATGCTACTTACAAATGGCTTCTGAGCCCAAAGTATCAATGGGAACAAGAAGGATATGATTAATAATTTTCTCATTACTCTGTCACTTGAAGTACCCATGCCTTGGATAATTTAGGTATTTTCCTGAATTCATTTCTCTTTGAACTGGCCTGATTAACACTACCTGACTCATGAATAACAACATAATAGTATCCTCTTCCACTACTGTAGCCAACGATAGTATCATGGAATCCCATTTGGAATAATTCATCACTATAATCTTCAGCATTTTGAAAAACGGAGAAAGCACCGGCAATTACATAATTTCCTATTGGAAGTTCTAGTAAATGATTTCCTCTTTTTGTTACCACATGATCATCTGAGGTTCCGAGTTCCTCTAGAGTTCTAAAATCCTGAGTTAGCTCAGGGTTTCCTTTCGCGATTTCTTCATGATGCTCTTCTGTCAAATCTGGATTCTGAGAAATAGTTTCTGCTTGAGAATCATTGATAGCTCGATCCCATTTTACAACATGCTCTGTACTGCCATCTTCATTTGTCTTCTCATACTTAATCCCTACTTCTTTATTACCATCAGGTAATGTTCTTTCAAGGTGTCCATCTGCAGCTACCGCTAAATTCTCAGCTTGTGATGTAGGTACCCAGCTGATAACGACGTTTTTATCGCCTGTATCACTTGTTTTCTCTAACCTAATTCCCGTCTCTTCTTCTCCAAATTGATTAACTCTTGTAATCTCCTGATGATCCTCTTGGTGATCCCAATCATCTGCCCGCTCAGTAGGTATATCTGCTTCGGGTTCAGGATCATCCAACACTGTTGGCTGAGCAATAGCTAGCGCATCTTCATCCTCTGGTTCCGCGGCTCTATTTTCTTGTAAAGCAGCTAATTGTTTTTGCCTTTCTAGTTCAGCTTTTCTTGCTCTTTCTTCCGCTGAAAGCCTATGACTTTTTATGAAAGAAGACACATGTTCGGCATGATCTTTCTTGGTTCCGAGATGATATCCTAAGTTTATTTCAAGCGTAGGTCCTAAATCTGAAGAAATATCAGGATTGCCAAGTTCATAGGCAAACCCTATAGCAAACTTCTCTTTGACTTTTGCGCCGGCAAGACCGATAATGCCTGCGTCTTGCCTATATGATGCTCCGACCCATACAATATGATACAAGTGCGCAATTAATGTGCCTTCTACCTGATGCGGGACTACATTGCTAAATCGATATATAAGATGTGGCTCAAATGCAAGGTCATCATTTATGTGACCTCTATAATTCATTTTAAACAAAGCATTATCTGTCGGTGAAAACTCAATATCCGAAACTTCTTTCTGAGTGATTGGATTATAACTAAATAAGTTTGGAAGAGATACACCGATATTAAAATGGCCAAAATGATACGCTACTCCAAAATCGCCAAGAAAAAAGGCAGACTGATCTAGAAAGCCAGCTATAGCTGGGTCTCCCGCCGCATCAGCCAACTCATTAAGGTTTACAGAATTTGTCCCAGCTCCAAGAGACATTCCAAAACGTAAGAAATGAGTCCGATCAATATTGATAAGATATGATCCTGAAACTTTGAGAGCTGATGTAGTAAGTATACTTTGCGTGACATTAAATGCTGCACCACCTATTGCTAAACCGCCCTGTAGAGGAACATGAAAACTTGCATGGGCAATTTGAGGAGCACCTTCAATGTTTGTCCATTGATCTCTATACATGAGAAATATCGCAGCGTGTCCTTCTACACCCGCATATGCGGGGTTGTACATATAGGGGTTCATGAAGAACTGATTATATACCTGAGGCTGCTGAGCTTGGATGGAAAAGATAGAGATTAAAAGACAACCAAACAGGGAAGCTTTTAAAATCCCTTTTTTGTAAACCATCTTCGAGCTTTTAAAATGTTTCAAATACGGATGATTTTTGATCTAAACTCTAAATTAGGCAATTTATTATATTTCAACTCACCCGTAACAAATATCCATCCGACGAATAATCCCTTTTATCGATAATTGAACTTTTGGAAGAGTGAATATGAGAAAATATTGACGGATAGATATATAGTACTAAGATTGATTTTGTATTATTACAATTGAAAGAACCTTAAAACGATAATGAGAATTATATTATCAATATGCGTCATAATCGCATTTTCATCAGAATCTCTTGCTCAGTATTGGTTTGGGCCTAAAATCGGTGTAAGCTACATTGATCATGTCTATCAAGATAAAACGTATGAGAAAGATTCTTTTAATGTAGACAATGATATCAACATGCAGTTTGGATTTGCTCTGAGTTATACGGCAACAGATATGTATGCTGTTTATGGTGAGATAGTCTATGAAAGGGTAGGGAAGTCGCTGACAGATAAAGAGACTGATGGGGATAAGGTTACTGCTAGTATGACAAACCATTTCATCTCGGTACCAATAATGTTGAGAGTGACTTTAGGTACTGTGCCGTTTCATTATTACGTAAATGGGGGTCCACGTCTTAGCTATTGGCTAGGTGGTAAGGGAGAGCATGACCTAGAGTCGTTTGCTGAATTTCCGCCAGTGTCTGATGAGGATGGAAATGCTTTGCCGGTAGAATATAAATTAGCTTTCAATTCTGATAATTCCTCTCCGGGTGATTTCAGGACTGCATTTGTAAGTGAACCTAATAGGCTTCAATTCGGCCTGACTCTTGGAGGTGGGATGTTGTTTGATTTAGCTTCAGGAGGTAGACTAATGTTGGATTTCAGATACACTTGGGTACATAGTAACCTTGCAACAAACACTTCCAGGGATACGAATCTTATACGAGGTTCTTCTGGTGATGCGGATTTTTACCGAGAAAATCTAGAGTATTATAATAATATAGCCACTGTGGGTGTTGCATATCTGTTTAGTTATAGTAGCCAGTTAAAACGAAAAGGAAAGAGTACAAATAAGGAAAGTAATAAAAAGAAGAAAAAATAGTACTTTATCAAGGTAAACACTACTGTAATGACGTCTTTTATTGATTTATTCCTACAATTACAGGTAAATATTTAACTTACATGAGTAGCCTGTAAATTCACTACCGTGGTTAAAGCATTCTTAAAATTTTTAGGCGGGGAGCAAGGAGAAGAAAAGAAAATGTTACTCTTACTTGGTAAGGGTTTTTTTATGGGTATTCTTCTAGCTACTTACCAGATTGGTGCTGAAACACTTTTTCTAAAAGTTTTAGGAGATGAGTGGTTAGATGTGGCATTCTTTTCTGCTGGAGCAGCAGGTATTATTTCAACGGCTATTTTCGTTTTTCTTCAACGTAAGATCAATTTTTCCACATTGGTCATCTCAACAACATTTGTTATCCTAATCTTTATTGGAGTATTACGAGCAGCTTTTGAATTTGTAGGTTACAACGA
It encodes:
- a CDS encoding LamG-like jellyroll fold domain-containing protein, with the translated sequence MSVSISTYTMNSYWKSVLFSFFTFISVATFAQSENCGNGIDDDGDGLIDCYDGECSDDGACENFFFGNTVACADEIDVTTFAIREQWASEDESATSHVTPAIGDLDGNGIPEVVSINNYGSLDLFVLNGATGATIASVDIGFTPENAPIVAKIDGDEFGDIIVSQNSGDDLALYSIDISVDNAGIATGILTQVWRERASRNQSVGLPGVADFDEDGDVEIYYRNEVMDALTGTVIVAGSSGGNWDLDYTHGSIAVDIFPVSPSCPDCGGLELVSGNEVWSINEAAGTRTLVADMDDDIHSDIDPNLNYYPKYYPSWDDQWSSVSAADYNLDGNIDILMSGALGTSSETYNGETTIFFWDVTNGNVITYHDPTNNFVRGPGRINIGDLDGDGQLNANFVMDQKLYSLDENFGIHWIHPIKEGSSGFTGCSLFDFNGDGAVEVVYRSEESLLIVDGVGNGDNTTFERREVACVSRTQEEYPVIADVDGDGSSEICVSCYFNNSTPFDPYENTQFGQIRVYESDGEAWMPSRGVWNQHGYYNVNINDDLSVPTEVQDHSVIFSAAGTCEYSDGTVIPFDNRPLNTFINQAPILNENGCVEFASPDIDFVGILSATDADCPDAEITVDFEITNIGDIPISGNLPVSYYFNDPRTTAGILLDTEVTLLQGFDVNETLTITQTITGLGGDFELFVVINDNGGTPPLTVPLPTATIPECETGNNIQSVLVGFQSFDLTVEKIADNRKCDLTKPDNGSARAYYFGPTPGANATFWIENFEDRADGAQSDTDESAWTTDGGTESPDFYGATTFSGSKMFGASGTGTSNDVGIVTWTSENIDISTHTNVNISMDLFEDGDAESSGEFRDFTRVSYEIIDKSNAISASGLFSNGFQTGNFTYAQALLTNLNVDGSDSLITITVEMHNTAGSEHNYIDNISIDGTGPDVTAEFTEPDGFVFDWYNVGDYSAPIYTGSQYSQITTGTYEVVGFFGATECYSDTVEISIDLVTPVVHTWAYEVSPETNCSVPDGSLAGFVYTETTNGTFPADPGAGNFPLDSLYTADGYEFTWTITSDATNTSIGTGDTIQNLSASIYSLNVIETLTGCPSSANAEVTSNIIRPNASNIDVAITNIQTCGGTGEVSASIGGTTTGFTFFWYDGTGVRPTPDFTGPVYTVSSIGNYTVVARDDASGCVSDDFQTVLVEDDSNAPVLTASETQPNSTCGLNPTGIAEAQVNGLVGQAGFTYEWFVGVNTIPENEIPSASFPSAAFGAGQWEMTGLREGTYTIIVEETATSCTDTTTVDITDNFVEPEFVLNNVIDTDDAINLEGQGYVELPQLFGPGNDVQNELTISYWADFSTTNYANDHRTFSSGATGEGQVLLWSDNHNGLAFVVRTSSGGRGRINSAYSAAGWTNVTGTWNGTTGEMKMYANGVLIGETNHVGSGVLIDAGPNMFLGRDNNPSYGKFEGTIDELRIFDIALDETTINQYLCQELVGNEPGLVAYYDFNDVAGPAVANGANVQDASGNGNNGTARTSTGTVSTLTADIECPVADAIANTSCDASAPNGSVDLSGFITPASGTYTYSLYDGFSTDTFISSNSTGLFTGLAGGFYTLTAEDDVTDCITAPVTVSIPDIPDLPNIFTSITNDSFCVNGNGEIAVTSSSNNTEPGSYTYELFDGHSFATPLFAQTVNNGATGLNYTGLDAGNYRIRITNDDLTCNSFTDVVVNDISTIPAFSASRTVNDNTSCDALNPNGFLSVSIDGDAVTSYNFTWYDGDDSSDPVLAGPTLGDNDLADLAAGDYTVVAQHAVTGCETIELTLTVNDDLYIPNIVIAEDAAQTDCATGNGVLSAFVDNNPDFAPGTQDITGFSFQWQLDGVDLVDGVAAANGSVPSGSQTSVVSGLIADEYTLVVTHTNTTCPATESFVLSENQVIPTISLNGTPTDNTSCDPASATGAASVTISPAGSYDFDWFYSDNTQVVDGGSVSGSNTATLSGVIDDTYKVVATSNLNCSSDTLTIVIGVDLPVVAVAETNNVDNTVCVADGPGGNPDANGRVTLTPSTSNPVSTPAGGYNYALETAGGTPIDNAGATAGFEDVAYALNGTST
- a CDS encoding FG-GAP-like repeat-containing protein gives rise to the protein MRKLLIISFLFPLILWAQKPFVSSISPTHTQVGETITITGTNLGGSVFFGGVQATSVSGSGNTMTAVVPPGATHGVVTVINNGLVAQSSQRFFISFNGSTINNFDPEFLVSTAQTDAYDVCICDLDNDGLNDLAMAHFVQSSDNSDDESTIYRNNTTGTDSYTAGDFALVQSINTVNNSTGFIAVTCGDLNNDGIPELVFSSNRNSNPQDIFIYENSGPAINMTLASSIKLPSGSSNRLVRKVKIADIDGDGNSDLVVGNQTDGVIIVYAGNGDFTFDTPSEITVTGTINTSSLDIADFNNDGRTDIVSLPFREQNEVITVLQNNSQPNNISFEQAAGISTSARRVNVKAADFDKDGFIDIVATNQQLQRVTVYRNTTTGTGEIITFATGVDIAIAGAGPWGVDIGDMNGDGKPDLIIGSTTTVNNLYVIENNSTSGLIVFDTPTAVATTNTNQNSAVGDLNGDGRPDIAFTHNIQLGNPGNLGIFLNRNCVEPEVTPNSTDFCFDDAFRVYATKTAGATYLWEIIAPATGSITTPNADNTLITINGGSPASTSIRVTVTHDTGETYECSQQQTATYNLIGGVQPGPPTITGPATTVCFGDPFTLDVAGGPFDEFEWTLPDGSTVTTSQINITSSVITDAGNYSLRVKSTGGCFSEESTDFLVEVSQPPLFEILNSGLDNFCEGTSLTLSIPDFTGSFTYQWQREGTDLATADENNASVSVNQSGNYSVEVTDVNTCTTETAIYTVNAISEPVSIVNGPSETCVDFETTFLAESTGQSGFTLEYSWQVDGSPVSPTDPTQLLTTFTTTGPHTVTLTTSYNPAEVASCSNIEIFNVTVSEAPTLTFDQSDLTAKCQAESLIVALSSPDAASISSYTWAIRNANPANDTIISTSSGTSLEVTTPIGVDTVYAIVEITTTIGCQVKDSIRIRNFPSDIDISSPGIDASTDIVTLEEDNFISLMADNVSGVTWEPSEIFDNPTQVSTLAFPNQPSTTITLTGTDSNGCTVSTQLELILDNLRPKKTFSPNGDGINDCWEILNSSQDNTLGCKIYIFDARGKNIRVADAPFVDNCVWDGNSSSSPVPEGVYYFVFKCNDTQMNKSGSILLAR
- a CDS encoding PorP/SprF family type IX secretion system membrane protein; the protein is MVYKKGILKASLFGCLLISIFSIQAQQPQVYNQFFMNPYMYNPAYAGVEGHAAIFLMYRDQWTNIEGAPQIAHASFHVPLQGGLAIGGAAFNVTQSILTTSALKVSGSYLINIDRTHFLRFGMSLGAGTNSVNLNELADAAGDPAIAGFLDQSAFFLGDFGVAYHFGHFNIGVSLPNLFSYNPITQKEVSDIEFSPTDNALFKMNYRGHINDDLAFEPHLIYRFSNVVPHQVEGTLIAHLYHIVWVGASYRQDAGIIGLAGAKVKEKFAIGFAYELGNPDISSDLGPTLEINLGYHLGTKKDHAEHVSSFIKSHRLSAEERARKAELERQKQLAALQENRAAEPEDEDALAIAQPTVLDDPEPEADIPTERADDWDHQEDHQEITRVNQFGEEETGIRLEKTSDTGDKNVVISWVPTSQAENLAVAADGHLERTLPDGNKEVGIKYEKTNEDGSTEHVVKWDRAINDSQAETISQNPDLTEEHHEEIAKGNPELTQDFRTLEELGTSDDHVVTKRGNHLLELPIGNYVIAGAFSVFQNAEDYSDELFQMGFHDTIVGYSSGRGYYYVVIHESGSVNQASSKRNEFRKIPKLSKAWVLQVTE
- a CDS encoding outer membrane beta-barrel protein, whose protein sequence is MRIILSICVIIAFSSESLAQYWFGPKIGVSYIDHVYQDKTYEKDSFNVDNDINMQFGFALSYTATDMYAVYGEIVYERVGKSLTDKETDGDKVTASMTNHFISVPIMLRVTLGTVPFHYYVNGGPRLSYWLGGKGEHDLESFAEFPPVSDEDGNALPVEYKLAFNSDNSSPGDFRTAFVSEPNRLQFGLTLGGGMLFDLASGGRLMLDFRYTWVHSNLATNTSRDTNLIRGSSGDADFYRENLEYYNNIATVGVAYLFSYSSQLKRKGKSTNKESNKKKKK